In the Nerophis ophidion isolate RoL-2023_Sa linkage group LG01, RoL_Noph_v1.0, whole genome shotgun sequence genome, one interval contains:
- the pla2g6 gene encoding 85/88 kDa calcium-independent phospholipase A2 isoform X4: MLGCSAAIVVGVAAVRSQTSRLGVAMQFLGRLLDTVSSVSTLFSNPYRVRDVQLSDYGGGGKLKLRQDGRLFLYKNAQCQSWDCVLTCPDTPTGALRLFQVGSEEDAMNWFPQYALKLPPFFETLPPMKAETVQMIVDCLRNHPEWSVAHIAVDTGLRECLKHNYVQSQINTRDALGQTPLHLACERSDSACVKELLEESQARTDIRDNQGETPMHFAAKHDSPVIVQVLCSRLCSGVNELNNNGETPLHVSCRLGRLEAVKALLGGGAKCNILGGVGYPIHTAMKYSEKSCAEEVLRADPDQLHAEDSLYGGTPLHWAKTAEMCRMLLDKGCTINYLSKTGESALHILTKKGRFEAAMVLLTHGANANLRGHDGNTALHLAMKMDHMELIKALIVFGADVEIHNDLGETPGLIAARTSKGFEDIMHIGAAFTAMSRGTSQVDGTKKMRIDRLLCLDGGGIKGLVLIQMLIALEKEAGRPTRELFDWVAGTSTGGILALAVVHGKSMEYLRCLYFRMKEQVFKGSRPYESAPLEDFLKKEFGENTKMTDVQYPRVMVTSVLADRHPGELHIFRNYDPPFLQRESPYATTATFKPLTIPQGWEGEDVLLVGYTVESASKRRKLTDEEQLVWRAARSSGAAPTYFRPMGRFLDGGLLANNPTLDAMSEIHQFYKVLKAEGHGVEIKKLDLVVSLGTGKPPQVAVSSVDVFRPSNPLELAKSIVGAKELGKMLVDCCTDSDGCAVDRARAWCEMTDTIYHRLSPQLSQEVMLDEVSDAVLVDMLWETQMYLYEKRDVLQSLANALL, encoded by the exons ATGCTTGGTTGCAGTGCGGCGATTGTTGTTGGCGTCGCTGCTGTCAGAAGTCAGACATCACGGCTCGGC GTTGCAATGCAGTTCCTGGGGCGTCTTTTGGACACGGTCTCCTCTGTATCGACCCTCTTCAGCAACCCTTACCGGGTGAGGGACGTGCAGCTGTCTGACTACGGTGGAGGAGGAAAGCTCAAGCTGAGACAGGATGGACGCCTGTTTCTATATAAGAACGCCCAGTGCCAATCATGGGACTGTGTGCTTACATGTCCCGACACACCTACGGGGGCCCTCAG GCTTTTTCAGGTGGGATCAGAGGAGGACGCCATGAACTGGTTCCCGCAGTATGCTCTCAAGCTCCCACCCTTCTTTGAGACACTCCCGCCGATGAAGGCCGAGACAGTGCAGATGATCGTGGACTGCCTCCGCAACCACCCAGAGTGGAGTGTCGCTCACATCGCCGTGGATACGGGTCTTAGGGAGTGCCTTAAGCATAACTATGTCCAAAG TCAAATCAACACTCGCGATGCGCTGGGTCAGACGCCGCTGCACCTGGCGTGCGAGCGAAGCGACTCGGCGTGTGTGAAGGAGCTTCTGGAGGAGAGCCAGGCACGCACGGACATCAGAGACAACCAAGGGGAGACGCCCATGCACTTTGCCGCCAAGCACGACTCCCCCGTCATCGTCCAG GTCCTGTGCTCACGCTTGTGCTCCGGTGTGAACGAGCTCAACAACAACGGGGAGACGCCGCTCCACGTGTCATGCCGTCTGGGCAGGTTGGAGGCTGTCAAAGCCCTCCTGGGTGGCGGGGCCAAGTGCAACATCCTGGGTGGCGTCGGCTACCCGATCCACACCGCCATGAAGTATAGTGAGAAGAG CTGTGCAGAGGAGGTCTTAAGAGCGGACCCTGACCAGCTGCATGCTGAAGACTCTCTGTACGGAGGCACGCCGCTCCACTGGGCTAAAACAGCCGAG ATGTGTCGCATGCTGCTGGATAAAGGCTGCACaattaactacctcagcaaaaCCGGCGAGAGCGCCCTCCACATTTTGACCAAGAAAGGTCGCTTCGAGGCGGCGATGGTTCTGCTCACCCACGGCGCCAACGCCAACCTGAGGGGGCATGATGGAAACACAGCACTGCACCTAGCCATGAAG ATGGATCACATGGAGTTGATCAAAGCTCTGATTGTGTTCGGGGCCGATGTGGAAATCCACAACGACTTGGGAGAGACGCCGGGACTGATCGCTGCTCGCACCAGCAAAG GTTTTGAGGACATTATGCACATCGGAGCTGCTTTCACAGCAATGAGCAGAGGCACATCCCAAGTGGACGGTACCAAGAAAATGAG AATTGACAGACTGCTGTGTCTGGATGGAGGAGGCATCAAAGGGCTGGTTCTGATCCAGATGCTGATCGCATTGGAAAAAGAGGCGGGCCGGCCTACGAGAGAGCTCTTCGACTGGGTGGCTGGCACCAGCACAGGCGGAATCCTGGCCCTGGCTGTAGTCCACG GGAAATCCATGGAGTACCTCCGCTGCTTGTACTTCAGGATGAAGGAGCAGGTGTTCAAAGGGTCTCGACCATACGAGTCGGCCCCACTGGAGGACTTCCTGAAGAAAGAATTCGGAGAGAACACCAAAATGACAGATGTCCAGTATCCCAG AGTGATGGTGACCAGTGTTTTAGCAGACCGCCATCCGGGTGAGCTCCACATTTTCAGGAATTACGACCCGCCCTTCTTACAAAGAGAGTCCCCTTACGCCACCACAGCCACCTTCAAGCCTCTCACCATTCCGCAAG GATGGGAGGGTGAGGATGTGTTGCTTGTAGGATACACAGTGGAGTCTGCCAGTAAACGTAGGAAGCTGACTGATGaag AGCAACTTGTGTGGCGAGCTGCCCGGTCCAGTGGCGCCGCTCCCACCTACTTCCGCCCAATGGGACGCTTCCTTGATGGTGGGCTGTTGGCCAACAACCCCACGCTAGATGCCATGTCAGAGATCCATCAGTTTTACAAAGTTCTCAAAGCAGAG GGCCATGGAGTTGAAATCAAGAAGCTTGATCTTGTTGTTTCCCTTGGCACTG GTAAGCCTCCCCAGGTGGCGGTAAGTTCCGTGGACGTTTTCCGACCCTCCAACCCTTTGGAGCTGGCTAAGAGCATCGTGGGAGCCAAGGAGCTGGGCAAGATGCTGGTAGATTGT TGCACTGATTCTGATGGCTGTGCAGTGGACAGAGCCAGAGCCTGGTGTGAGATGACTGACACCATCTACCACAG ACTGAGCCCTCAGCTTTCTCAGGAGGTGATGCTGGATGAAGTCAGCGATGCCGTTCTGGTGGACATGCTGTGGGAAACGCAGATGTACTTGTACGAGAAGAGGGACGTGCTGCAGTCCCTTGCCAATGCACTGCTCTGA
- the pla2g6 gene encoding 85/88 kDa calcium-independent phospholipase A2 isoform X3 — protein sequence MLGCSAAIVVGVAAVRSQTSRLGVAMQFLGRLLDTVSSVSTLFSNPYRVRDVQLSDYGGGGKLKLRQDGRLFLYKNAQCQSWDCVLTCPDTPTGALRLFQVGSEEDAMNWFPQYALKLPPFFETLPPMKAETVQMIVDCLRNHPEWSVAHIAVDTGLRECLKHNYVQSQINTRDALGQTPLHLACERSDSACVKELLEESQARTDIRDNQGETPMHFAAKHDSPVIVQVLCSRLCSGVNELNNNGETPLHVSCRLGRLEAVKALLGGGAKCNILGGVGYPIHTAMKYSEKSCAEEVLRADPDQLHAEDSLYGGTPLHWAKTAEMCRMLLDKGCTINYLSKTGESALHILTKKGRFEAAMVLLTHGANANLRGHDGNTALHLAMKMDHMELIKALIVFGADVEIHNDLGETPGLIAARTSKGPNRKILLDMLCSVGVQRCHPPTPGSPSPFSSKAVAQAGIGFEDIMHIGAAFTAMSRGTSQVDGTKKMRIDRLLCLDGGGIKGLVLIQMLIALEKEAGRPTRELFDWVAGTSTGGILALAVVHGKSMEYLRCLYFRMKEQVFKGSRPYESAPLEDFLKKEFGENTKMTDVQYPRVMVTSVLADRHPGELHIFRNYDPPFLQRESPYATTATFKPLTIPQEQLVWRAARSSGAAPTYFRPMGRFLDGGLLANNPTLDAMSEIHQFYKVLKAEGHGVEIKKLDLVVSLGTGKPPQVAVSSVDVFRPSNPLELAKSIVGAKELGKMLVDCCTDSDGCAVDRARAWCEMTDTIYHRLSPQLSQEVMLDEVSDAVLVDMLWETQMYLYEKRDVLQSLANALL from the exons ATGCTTGGTTGCAGTGCGGCGATTGTTGTTGGCGTCGCTGCTGTCAGAAGTCAGACATCACGGCTCGGC GTTGCAATGCAGTTCCTGGGGCGTCTTTTGGACACGGTCTCCTCTGTATCGACCCTCTTCAGCAACCCTTACCGGGTGAGGGACGTGCAGCTGTCTGACTACGGTGGAGGAGGAAAGCTCAAGCTGAGACAGGATGGACGCCTGTTTCTATATAAGAACGCCCAGTGCCAATCATGGGACTGTGTGCTTACATGTCCCGACACACCTACGGGGGCCCTCAG GCTTTTTCAGGTGGGATCAGAGGAGGACGCCATGAACTGGTTCCCGCAGTATGCTCTCAAGCTCCCACCCTTCTTTGAGACACTCCCGCCGATGAAGGCCGAGACAGTGCAGATGATCGTGGACTGCCTCCGCAACCACCCAGAGTGGAGTGTCGCTCACATCGCCGTGGATACGGGTCTTAGGGAGTGCCTTAAGCATAACTATGTCCAAAG TCAAATCAACACTCGCGATGCGCTGGGTCAGACGCCGCTGCACCTGGCGTGCGAGCGAAGCGACTCGGCGTGTGTGAAGGAGCTTCTGGAGGAGAGCCAGGCACGCACGGACATCAGAGACAACCAAGGGGAGACGCCCATGCACTTTGCCGCCAAGCACGACTCCCCCGTCATCGTCCAG GTCCTGTGCTCACGCTTGTGCTCCGGTGTGAACGAGCTCAACAACAACGGGGAGACGCCGCTCCACGTGTCATGCCGTCTGGGCAGGTTGGAGGCTGTCAAAGCCCTCCTGGGTGGCGGGGCCAAGTGCAACATCCTGGGTGGCGTCGGCTACCCGATCCACACCGCCATGAAGTATAGTGAGAAGAG CTGTGCAGAGGAGGTCTTAAGAGCGGACCCTGACCAGCTGCATGCTGAAGACTCTCTGTACGGAGGCACGCCGCTCCACTGGGCTAAAACAGCCGAG ATGTGTCGCATGCTGCTGGATAAAGGCTGCACaattaactacctcagcaaaaCCGGCGAGAGCGCCCTCCACATTTTGACCAAGAAAGGTCGCTTCGAGGCGGCGATGGTTCTGCTCACCCACGGCGCCAACGCCAACCTGAGGGGGCATGATGGAAACACAGCACTGCACCTAGCCATGAAG ATGGATCACATGGAGTTGATCAAAGCTCTGATTGTGTTCGGGGCCGATGTGGAAATCCACAACGACTTGGGAGAGACGCCGGGACTGATCGCTGCTCGCACCAGCAAAG GCCCCAATAGAAagatactgctggacatgctgtgTAGTGTAGGTGTGCAACGCTGCCATCCTCCCACACCTGGCAGCCCTTCCCCGTTCTCCAGCAAAGCTGTAGCGCAGGCGGGCATAG GTTTTGAGGACATTATGCACATCGGAGCTGCTTTCACAGCAATGAGCAGAGGCACATCCCAAGTGGACGGTACCAAGAAAATGAG AATTGACAGACTGCTGTGTCTGGATGGAGGAGGCATCAAAGGGCTGGTTCTGATCCAGATGCTGATCGCATTGGAAAAAGAGGCGGGCCGGCCTACGAGAGAGCTCTTCGACTGGGTGGCTGGCACCAGCACAGGCGGAATCCTGGCCCTGGCTGTAGTCCACG GGAAATCCATGGAGTACCTCCGCTGCTTGTACTTCAGGATGAAGGAGCAGGTGTTCAAAGGGTCTCGACCATACGAGTCGGCCCCACTGGAGGACTTCCTGAAGAAAGAATTCGGAGAGAACACCAAAATGACAGATGTCCAGTATCCCAG AGTGATGGTGACCAGTGTTTTAGCAGACCGCCATCCGGGTGAGCTCCACATTTTCAGGAATTACGACCCGCCCTTCTTACAAAGAGAGTCCCCTTACGCCACCACAGCCACCTTCAAGCCTCTCACCATTCCGCAAG AGCAACTTGTGTGGCGAGCTGCCCGGTCCAGTGGCGCCGCTCCCACCTACTTCCGCCCAATGGGACGCTTCCTTGATGGTGGGCTGTTGGCCAACAACCCCACGCTAGATGCCATGTCAGAGATCCATCAGTTTTACAAAGTTCTCAAAGCAGAG GGCCATGGAGTTGAAATCAAGAAGCTTGATCTTGTTGTTTCCCTTGGCACTG GTAAGCCTCCCCAGGTGGCGGTAAGTTCCGTGGACGTTTTCCGACCCTCCAACCCTTTGGAGCTGGCTAAGAGCATCGTGGGAGCCAAGGAGCTGGGCAAGATGCTGGTAGATTGT TGCACTGATTCTGATGGCTGTGCAGTGGACAGAGCCAGAGCCTGGTGTGAGATGACTGACACCATCTACCACAG ACTGAGCCCTCAGCTTTCTCAGGAGGTGATGCTGGATGAAGTCAGCGATGCCGTTCTGGTGGACATGCTGTGGGAAACGCAGATGTACTTGTACGAGAAGAGGGACGTGCTGCAGTCCCTTGCCAATGCACTGCTCTGA
- the pla2g6 gene encoding 85/88 kDa calcium-independent phospholipase A2 isoform X1 encodes MLGCSAAIVVGVAAVRSQTSRLGVAMQFLGRLLDTVSSVSTLFSNPYRVRDVQLSDYGGGGKLKLRQDGRLFLYKNAQCQSWDCVLTCPDTPTGALRLFQVGSEEDAMNWFPQYALKLPPFFETLPPMKAETVQMIVDCLRNHPEWSVAHIAVDTGLRECLKHNYVQSQINTRDALGQTPLHLACERSDSACVKELLEESQARTDIRDNQGETPMHFAAKHDSPVIVQVLCSRLCSGVNELNNNGETPLHVSCRLGRLEAVKALLGGGAKCNILGGVGYPIHTAMKYSEKSCAEEVLRADPDQLHAEDSLYGGTPLHWAKTAEMCRMLLDKGCTINYLSKTGESALHILTKKGRFEAAMVLLTHGANANLRGHDGNTALHLAMKMDHMELIKALIVFGADVEIHNDLGETPGLIAARTSKGPNRKILLDMLCSVGVQRCHPPTPGSPSPFSSKAVAQAGIGFEDIMHIGAAFTAMSRGTSQVDGTKKMRIDRLLCLDGGGIKGLVLIQMLIALEKEAGRPTRELFDWVAGTSTGGILALAVVHGKSMEYLRCLYFRMKEQVFKGSRPYESAPLEDFLKKEFGENTKMTDVQYPRVMVTSVLADRHPGELHIFRNYDPPFLQRESPYATTATFKPLTIPQGWEGEDVLLVGYTVESASKRRKLTDEEQLVWRAARSSGAAPTYFRPMGRFLDGGLLANNPTLDAMSEIHQFYKVLKAEGHGVEIKKLDLVVSLGTGKPPQVAVSSVDVFRPSNPLELAKSIVGAKELGKMLVDCCTDSDGCAVDRARAWCEMTDTIYHRLSPQLSQEVMLDEVSDAVLVDMLWETQMYLYEKRDVLQSLANALL; translated from the exons ATGCTTGGTTGCAGTGCGGCGATTGTTGTTGGCGTCGCTGCTGTCAGAAGTCAGACATCACGGCTCGGC GTTGCAATGCAGTTCCTGGGGCGTCTTTTGGACACGGTCTCCTCTGTATCGACCCTCTTCAGCAACCCTTACCGGGTGAGGGACGTGCAGCTGTCTGACTACGGTGGAGGAGGAAAGCTCAAGCTGAGACAGGATGGACGCCTGTTTCTATATAAGAACGCCCAGTGCCAATCATGGGACTGTGTGCTTACATGTCCCGACACACCTACGGGGGCCCTCAG GCTTTTTCAGGTGGGATCAGAGGAGGACGCCATGAACTGGTTCCCGCAGTATGCTCTCAAGCTCCCACCCTTCTTTGAGACACTCCCGCCGATGAAGGCCGAGACAGTGCAGATGATCGTGGACTGCCTCCGCAACCACCCAGAGTGGAGTGTCGCTCACATCGCCGTGGATACGGGTCTTAGGGAGTGCCTTAAGCATAACTATGTCCAAAG TCAAATCAACACTCGCGATGCGCTGGGTCAGACGCCGCTGCACCTGGCGTGCGAGCGAAGCGACTCGGCGTGTGTGAAGGAGCTTCTGGAGGAGAGCCAGGCACGCACGGACATCAGAGACAACCAAGGGGAGACGCCCATGCACTTTGCCGCCAAGCACGACTCCCCCGTCATCGTCCAG GTCCTGTGCTCACGCTTGTGCTCCGGTGTGAACGAGCTCAACAACAACGGGGAGACGCCGCTCCACGTGTCATGCCGTCTGGGCAGGTTGGAGGCTGTCAAAGCCCTCCTGGGTGGCGGGGCCAAGTGCAACATCCTGGGTGGCGTCGGCTACCCGATCCACACCGCCATGAAGTATAGTGAGAAGAG CTGTGCAGAGGAGGTCTTAAGAGCGGACCCTGACCAGCTGCATGCTGAAGACTCTCTGTACGGAGGCACGCCGCTCCACTGGGCTAAAACAGCCGAG ATGTGTCGCATGCTGCTGGATAAAGGCTGCACaattaactacctcagcaaaaCCGGCGAGAGCGCCCTCCACATTTTGACCAAGAAAGGTCGCTTCGAGGCGGCGATGGTTCTGCTCACCCACGGCGCCAACGCCAACCTGAGGGGGCATGATGGAAACACAGCACTGCACCTAGCCATGAAG ATGGATCACATGGAGTTGATCAAAGCTCTGATTGTGTTCGGGGCCGATGTGGAAATCCACAACGACTTGGGAGAGACGCCGGGACTGATCGCTGCTCGCACCAGCAAAG GCCCCAATAGAAagatactgctggacatgctgtgTAGTGTAGGTGTGCAACGCTGCCATCCTCCCACACCTGGCAGCCCTTCCCCGTTCTCCAGCAAAGCTGTAGCGCAGGCGGGCATAG GTTTTGAGGACATTATGCACATCGGAGCTGCTTTCACAGCAATGAGCAGAGGCACATCCCAAGTGGACGGTACCAAGAAAATGAG AATTGACAGACTGCTGTGTCTGGATGGAGGAGGCATCAAAGGGCTGGTTCTGATCCAGATGCTGATCGCATTGGAAAAAGAGGCGGGCCGGCCTACGAGAGAGCTCTTCGACTGGGTGGCTGGCACCAGCACAGGCGGAATCCTGGCCCTGGCTGTAGTCCACG GGAAATCCATGGAGTACCTCCGCTGCTTGTACTTCAGGATGAAGGAGCAGGTGTTCAAAGGGTCTCGACCATACGAGTCGGCCCCACTGGAGGACTTCCTGAAGAAAGAATTCGGAGAGAACACCAAAATGACAGATGTCCAGTATCCCAG AGTGATGGTGACCAGTGTTTTAGCAGACCGCCATCCGGGTGAGCTCCACATTTTCAGGAATTACGACCCGCCCTTCTTACAAAGAGAGTCCCCTTACGCCACCACAGCCACCTTCAAGCCTCTCACCATTCCGCAAG GATGGGAGGGTGAGGATGTGTTGCTTGTAGGATACACAGTGGAGTCTGCCAGTAAACGTAGGAAGCTGACTGATGaag AGCAACTTGTGTGGCGAGCTGCCCGGTCCAGTGGCGCCGCTCCCACCTACTTCCGCCCAATGGGACGCTTCCTTGATGGTGGGCTGTTGGCCAACAACCCCACGCTAGATGCCATGTCAGAGATCCATCAGTTTTACAAAGTTCTCAAAGCAGAG GGCCATGGAGTTGAAATCAAGAAGCTTGATCTTGTTGTTTCCCTTGGCACTG GTAAGCCTCCCCAGGTGGCGGTAAGTTCCGTGGACGTTTTCCGACCCTCCAACCCTTTGGAGCTGGCTAAGAGCATCGTGGGAGCCAAGGAGCTGGGCAAGATGCTGGTAGATTGT TGCACTGATTCTGATGGCTGTGCAGTGGACAGAGCCAGAGCCTGGTGTGAGATGACTGACACCATCTACCACAG ACTGAGCCCTCAGCTTTCTCAGGAGGTGATGCTGGATGAAGTCAGCGATGCCGTTCTGGTGGACATGCTGTGGGAAACGCAGATGTACTTGTACGAGAAGAGGGACGTGCTGCAGTCCCTTGCCAATGCACTGCTCTGA
- the pla2g6 gene encoding 85/88 kDa calcium-independent phospholipase A2 isoform X2, producing MLGCSAAIVVGVAAVRSQTSRLGVAMQFLGRLLDTVSSVSTLFSNPYRVRDVQLSDYGGGGKLKLRQDGRLFLYKNAQCQSWDCVLTCPDTPTGALRLFQVGSEEDAMNWFPQYALKLPPFFETLPPMKAETVQMIVDCLRNHPEWSVAHIAVDTGLRECLKHNYVQSQINTRDALGQTPLHLACERSDSACVKELLEESQARTDIRDNQGETPMHFAAKHDSPVIVQVLCSRLCSGVNELNNNGETPLHVSCRLGRLEAVKALLGGGAKCNILGGVGYPIHTAMKYSEKSCAEEVLRADPDQLHAEDSLYGGTPLHWAKTAEMCRMLLDKGCTINYLSKTGESALHILTKKGRFEAAMVLLTHGANANLRGHDGNTALHLAMKMDHMELIKALIVFGADVEIHNDLGETPGLIAARTSKGPNRKILLDMLCSVGVQRCHPPTPGSPSPFSSKAVAQAGIGFEDIMHIGAAFTAMSRGTSQVDGTKKMRIDRLLCLDGGGIKGLVLIQMLIALEKEAGRPTRELFDWVAGTSTGGILALAVVHGKSMEYLRCLYFRMKEQVFKGSRPYESAPLEDFLKKEFGENTKMTDVQYPRVMVTSVLADRHPGELHIFRNYDPPFLQRESPYATTATFKPLTIPQGWEGEDVLLVGYTVESASKQQLVWRAARSSGAAPTYFRPMGRFLDGGLLANNPTLDAMSEIHQFYKVLKAEGHGVEIKKLDLVVSLGTGKPPQVAVSSVDVFRPSNPLELAKSIVGAKELGKMLVDCCTDSDGCAVDRARAWCEMTDTIYHRLSPQLSQEVMLDEVSDAVLVDMLWETQMYLYEKRDVLQSLANALL from the exons ATGCTTGGTTGCAGTGCGGCGATTGTTGTTGGCGTCGCTGCTGTCAGAAGTCAGACATCACGGCTCGGC GTTGCAATGCAGTTCCTGGGGCGTCTTTTGGACACGGTCTCCTCTGTATCGACCCTCTTCAGCAACCCTTACCGGGTGAGGGACGTGCAGCTGTCTGACTACGGTGGAGGAGGAAAGCTCAAGCTGAGACAGGATGGACGCCTGTTTCTATATAAGAACGCCCAGTGCCAATCATGGGACTGTGTGCTTACATGTCCCGACACACCTACGGGGGCCCTCAG GCTTTTTCAGGTGGGATCAGAGGAGGACGCCATGAACTGGTTCCCGCAGTATGCTCTCAAGCTCCCACCCTTCTTTGAGACACTCCCGCCGATGAAGGCCGAGACAGTGCAGATGATCGTGGACTGCCTCCGCAACCACCCAGAGTGGAGTGTCGCTCACATCGCCGTGGATACGGGTCTTAGGGAGTGCCTTAAGCATAACTATGTCCAAAG TCAAATCAACACTCGCGATGCGCTGGGTCAGACGCCGCTGCACCTGGCGTGCGAGCGAAGCGACTCGGCGTGTGTGAAGGAGCTTCTGGAGGAGAGCCAGGCACGCACGGACATCAGAGACAACCAAGGGGAGACGCCCATGCACTTTGCCGCCAAGCACGACTCCCCCGTCATCGTCCAG GTCCTGTGCTCACGCTTGTGCTCCGGTGTGAACGAGCTCAACAACAACGGGGAGACGCCGCTCCACGTGTCATGCCGTCTGGGCAGGTTGGAGGCTGTCAAAGCCCTCCTGGGTGGCGGGGCCAAGTGCAACATCCTGGGTGGCGTCGGCTACCCGATCCACACCGCCATGAAGTATAGTGAGAAGAG CTGTGCAGAGGAGGTCTTAAGAGCGGACCCTGACCAGCTGCATGCTGAAGACTCTCTGTACGGAGGCACGCCGCTCCACTGGGCTAAAACAGCCGAG ATGTGTCGCATGCTGCTGGATAAAGGCTGCACaattaactacctcagcaaaaCCGGCGAGAGCGCCCTCCACATTTTGACCAAGAAAGGTCGCTTCGAGGCGGCGATGGTTCTGCTCACCCACGGCGCCAACGCCAACCTGAGGGGGCATGATGGAAACACAGCACTGCACCTAGCCATGAAG ATGGATCACATGGAGTTGATCAAAGCTCTGATTGTGTTCGGGGCCGATGTGGAAATCCACAACGACTTGGGAGAGACGCCGGGACTGATCGCTGCTCGCACCAGCAAAG GCCCCAATAGAAagatactgctggacatgctgtgTAGTGTAGGTGTGCAACGCTGCCATCCTCCCACACCTGGCAGCCCTTCCCCGTTCTCCAGCAAAGCTGTAGCGCAGGCGGGCATAG GTTTTGAGGACATTATGCACATCGGAGCTGCTTTCACAGCAATGAGCAGAGGCACATCCCAAGTGGACGGTACCAAGAAAATGAG AATTGACAGACTGCTGTGTCTGGATGGAGGAGGCATCAAAGGGCTGGTTCTGATCCAGATGCTGATCGCATTGGAAAAAGAGGCGGGCCGGCCTACGAGAGAGCTCTTCGACTGGGTGGCTGGCACCAGCACAGGCGGAATCCTGGCCCTGGCTGTAGTCCACG GGAAATCCATGGAGTACCTCCGCTGCTTGTACTTCAGGATGAAGGAGCAGGTGTTCAAAGGGTCTCGACCATACGAGTCGGCCCCACTGGAGGACTTCCTGAAGAAAGAATTCGGAGAGAACACCAAAATGACAGATGTCCAGTATCCCAG AGTGATGGTGACCAGTGTTTTAGCAGACCGCCATCCGGGTGAGCTCCACATTTTCAGGAATTACGACCCGCCCTTCTTACAAAGAGAGTCCCCTTACGCCACCACAGCCACCTTCAAGCCTCTCACCATTCCGCAAG GATGGGAGGGTGAGGATGTGTTGCTTGTAGGATACACAGTGGAGTCTGCCAGTAAAC AGCAACTTGTGTGGCGAGCTGCCCGGTCCAGTGGCGCCGCTCCCACCTACTTCCGCCCAATGGGACGCTTCCTTGATGGTGGGCTGTTGGCCAACAACCCCACGCTAGATGCCATGTCAGAGATCCATCAGTTTTACAAAGTTCTCAAAGCAGAG GGCCATGGAGTTGAAATCAAGAAGCTTGATCTTGTTGTTTCCCTTGGCACTG GTAAGCCTCCCCAGGTGGCGGTAAGTTCCGTGGACGTTTTCCGACCCTCCAACCCTTTGGAGCTGGCTAAGAGCATCGTGGGAGCCAAGGAGCTGGGCAAGATGCTGGTAGATTGT TGCACTGATTCTGATGGCTGTGCAGTGGACAGAGCCAGAGCCTGGTGTGAGATGACTGACACCATCTACCACAG ACTGAGCCCTCAGCTTTCTCAGGAGGTGATGCTGGATGAAGTCAGCGATGCCGTTCTGGTGGACATGCTGTGGGAAACGCAGATGTACTTGTACGAGAAGAGGGACGTGCTGCAGTCCCTTGCCAATGCACTGCTCTGA